The Pirellulimonas nuda genome includes a region encoding these proteins:
- a CDS encoding ribonuclease H-like domain-containing protein translates to MQESLRRRLEALNRDRVDGAPAPPPRPVVRDAPLLPATATGLLSTGVVESTPAGEHLSIVVPLGDLWPGGERLVDARRQFLMELDDLAEPFPAWLSAFPARSVLLDLETCGLGGAALFLVGLLREVDHRLVVELLLARNYAEEAAVLHSLWRRLEGAEALVTYNGKSFDWPTVLDRSRRHLLHKSHALACPALHLDVLHPARRKWKNLLPDCRLLTLESRVCRRRRALDIPGARIPAAYDAYVRTGRAEEMEQILHHNALDLVTLLDVTLRVAA, encoded by the coding sequence ATGCAAGAATCCCTCCGCCGCCGCCTCGAAGCGCTCAACCGCGACCGCGTCGACGGCGCACCCGCGCCGCCACCACGGCCCGTGGTGCGCGATGCGCCGCTGCTGCCTGCGACGGCCACGGGGCTGCTTTCGACCGGCGTTGTCGAGTCGACCCCCGCCGGCGAGCACCTGTCGATCGTCGTGCCGCTGGGCGACCTCTGGCCCGGGGGAGAGCGCCTGGTCGACGCCCGACGGCAGTTCTTGATGGAGCTGGACGACCTGGCCGAGCCCTTCCCGGCCTGGCTGTCGGCGTTCCCCGCGCGCTCGGTGCTGCTGGACCTAGAGACCTGCGGGCTGGGGGGGGCGGCGCTCTTCTTGGTTGGGCTGCTGCGTGAGGTCGACCACCGGCTGGTGGTCGAGTTGCTGCTGGCCCGCAACTACGCCGAGGAGGCCGCGGTGCTGCACTCGCTCTGGCGCCGGCTGGAGGGCGCCGAGGCGCTTGTCACCTATAACGGCAAGAGCTTCGACTGGCCCACGGTGCTCGACCGCAGCCGCCGGCACCTGCTGCACAAGTCGCACGCGCTGGCGTGCCCCGCGCTGCACCTAGACGTGCTGCACCCCGCGCGGCGCAAGTGGAAGAACCTGCTCCCCGACTGCCGGCTGCTGACGCTCGAGAGCCGAGTCTGCCGCCGCCGCCGAGCGCTCGACATCCCGGGCGCCCGCATCCCGGCCGCGTACGACGCGTACGTGCGCACGGGGCGTGCGGAAGAGATGGAGCAGATCCTGCACCACAACGCGCTCGACCTGGTGACGCTGCTAGACGTGACGCTGCGCGTGGCGGCTTGA
- a CDS encoding 4'-phosphopantetheinyl transferase family protein, which produces MTDPPAIRVWYWRTCDPCTAAQWSLLDGAETAWAHRLVRDVSRTRYVASHVGLRTRLAELTGERPEALRFSTGPQGKPSLVGGGNPSFNLAHSGDWAALAVSTLGELGVDLEVFRKVRDARAIARRYFAPSEHAAIEVDEPDTPFLRVWTRKEAVVKLIGTGLLQPLTSFAVPTSAEPAEWIDLPQPNPIAEPRCWVAALRAPQGCLAALATARAPASVTIEEA; this is translated from the coding sequence ATGACGGATCCACCCGCCATCCGCGTTTGGTACTGGCGCACGTGCGACCCCTGCACCGCGGCCCAGTGGTCGCTGCTGGACGGGGCAGAAACCGCCTGGGCGCACCGCTTGGTGCGCGACGTGAGCCGCACCCGCTACGTCGCCTCGCACGTGGGGCTGCGCACGCGGCTGGCGGAGCTGACGGGCGAGCGGCCCGAGGCGCTGCGGTTCAGCACGGGGCCGCAGGGGAAGCCCAGCCTGGTTGGCGGCGGGAACCCGTCGTTCAACCTGGCCCACTCGGGCGACTGGGCGGCGCTGGCGGTTTCGACCCTCGGCGAGCTGGGGGTCGACCTGGAAGTCTTCCGCAAGGTCCGCGATGCCCGCGCCATCGCCCGACGCTACTTCGCCCCCAGCGAGCACGCGGCGATCGAGGTCGATGAGCCGGACACCCCATTCCTGCGGGTGTGGACCCGCAAGGAGGCGGTGGTGAAGCTAATCGGCACCGGGCTGCTGCAGCCGCTCACGTCGTTCGCGGTCCCCACCTCCGCCGAGCCGGCCGAGTGGATCGACCTGCCGCAACCCAACCCGATCGCCGAGCCACGGTGCTGGGTCGCGGCGCTGCGGGCGCCCCAGGGTTGCCTGGCGGCGTTGGCCACCGCGCGGGCGCCCGCGTCCGTCACGATCGAAGAAGCGTAG
- the ilvN gene encoding acetolactate synthase small subunit, whose protein sequence is MRHVLSALVQNVPGVLAHVAGMLASRGYNIDSLAVGETEQRDLSRMTFVVVGDDSVLDQVRKQLEKIVTVVQVDDISSQEHVERDLMLIKVRTPSGKRSEAQELTNIFRGRVVDVSADEMIVEIAGQEKKIEAFIDVMRPFGIVELVRTGRIAMVRSASQPANDKA, encoded by the coding sequence ATGCGGCACGTGCTTTCGGCCCTGGTTCAAAACGTACCGGGCGTGCTTGCGCACGTCGCGGGGATGCTCGCCTCGCGGGGCTACAACATCGACAGCCTCGCCGTGGGCGAAACCGAGCAACGCGACCTGTCGCGGATGACCTTCGTGGTCGTCGGAGACGACAGCGTGCTCGACCAGGTCCGCAAGCAGCTGGAGAAGATCGTCACCGTCGTCCAGGTAGACGACATCAGCTCGCAGGAGCACGTGGAGCGCGACCTGATGCTCATCAAGGTCCGCACCCCGTCCGGCAAGCGGAGCGAGGCGCAGGAGCTGACCAACATCTTCCGCGGACGCGTGGTCGACGTGTCGGCCGACGAGATGATCGTCGAGATCGCCGGCCAAGAGAAGAAGATCGAGGCGTTCATCGACGTCATGCGGCCGTTCGGCATCGTCGAGCTGGTCCGCACGGGCCGGATCGCGATGGTCCGCTCGGCAAGCCAGCCGGCGAACGACAAAGCTTAA
- a CDS encoding lipoate--protein ligase family protein, with the protein MRLVYLTLPTPAENLALDEALLSEGEETLRLWETPTPMVVLGRASPSQSEVDQQACRRHGAAVLRRISGGATVVALPGCLMYAVVLNTAKRPEARAIDAAHRYVLGNLVDALRPFEPTVRIAGTSDLAVQRQGRLLKVSGNSLRVTRDRLLYHGTLLYAADLPLVAELLGTPERQPDYRERRPHGEFVANLHATAPQLAESLTRVWGAAEESAPRALERVEGLCAQKYALASWNLAR; encoded by the coding sequence ATGCGCCTGGTCTACCTCACCCTCCCAACCCCCGCCGAGAACCTGGCGCTCGACGAGGCGCTGTTATCAGAAGGGGAAGAGACGCTCCGCCTGTGGGAGACCCCCACCCCGATGGTCGTGCTGGGCCGCGCCAGCCCCAGCCAGAGCGAGGTCGACCAACAGGCCTGCCGGCGCCACGGCGCGGCGGTGCTGCGACGCATCAGCGGCGGCGCTACGGTAGTCGCCCTGCCCGGCTGTCTGATGTACGCCGTGGTGCTCAATACGGCCAAACGACCCGAGGCGCGGGCCATCGACGCGGCGCACCGCTACGTGCTGGGGAACTTGGTCGACGCGCTGCGGCCCTTCGAGCCGACCGTGCGGATCGCCGGCACCAGCGACCTGGCCGTCCAGCGCCAGGGGAGGCTGCTCAAGGTCAGCGGCAACAGCCTACGCGTCACCCGCGATCGGCTGCTGTACCATGGCACCCTGCTGTACGCGGCCGACCTGCCCCTGGTGGCCGAGCTGCTGGGAACCCCCGAGCGGCAACCCGACTACCGAGAACGCCGGCCCCACGGGGAGTTTGTCGCCAACCTCCACGCAACCGCGCCACAGCTTGCTGAGTCGCTGACGCGGGTTTGGGGGGCCGCGGAAGAAAGCGCCCCGCGTGCGTTGGAGCGGGTTGAGGGGCTTTGTGCTCAGAAGTACGCGCTGGCGAGTTGGAACCTCGCTCGGTGA
- a CDS encoding ABC transporter ATP-binding protein: MKNYTRVLRIALSHRWNVAAAVLCSVVVAFFWAFNLAAVWPVVDVIMQNRSLHEWVQEEATQADTSLAAARATIENVNQQLDAAPEAEQAELHRRLAIAQHDAATFAQKAQRIAWLRPWVERWMPSTPFKTLLLVCGLVMGCTLLKNALRIVSLVLVGRLGAQVSRELRDRFYAHMLRLDMAEFSERGRGDLMNRCTNDLGAVGGGVQTLFGQAVLEPLKMITCFFAAAMISWRLLIVVAIIAPIVAITIRWLAKAIKRANRRAMEELSGIYETLSETLSGMKLIKAFTMEPIERRRFEASSRMFYRRSLKITFYNSLVSPITENLGVAMVVMAALAGGYLVLNQETHLLGLRISNEPLTHGMMSVFFAMLVGMSDPARRLSSLLQDIQRASASADRVYEVLDREPTIVDPKNPVALPPLRRALVFKDVNFAYHVDHPVLIDATIEVAAGETIAIVGPNGCGKSTLLNLLPRFFDADSGAITIDGVNVRDVRLEDLRKRIGLVTQDAVLFNDTVASNIAYGADHPTPAEIEAAARQAHAHTFITEKLSDGYDTIVGNGGSRLSGGQRQRVALARAILRDPEILILDEATSQIDVESEHLIHQVLEEFTRGRTTLLITHRPSTLTLADRVVVMDKGRVIDVGRPEELLPRCDLFRRLCHVNYRESA, translated from the coding sequence ATGAAGAACTACACCCGCGTCCTCCGCATCGCCCTCTCACACCGCTGGAACGTAGCGGCAGCGGTGCTCTGCTCCGTCGTGGTCGCCTTTTTCTGGGCGTTCAACCTGGCGGCGGTCTGGCCGGTGGTCGACGTGATCATGCAGAACCGCTCGCTGCACGAGTGGGTGCAGGAAGAAGCGACCCAGGCCGATACGTCGCTGGCCGCCGCGCGTGCGACCATCGAGAACGTGAACCAGCAGCTCGACGCCGCCCCGGAGGCCGAGCAGGCCGAGCTCCACCGCCGGTTGGCCATCGCCCAGCACGACGCGGCCACCTTCGCCCAGAAGGCGCAGCGCATCGCCTGGCTGCGTCCCTGGGTCGAGCGCTGGATGCCCAGCACGCCGTTCAAGACGCTGCTGCTGGTCTGCGGGCTCGTGATGGGCTGCACGCTGCTGAAGAACGCGCTGCGGATCGTTTCGCTGGTGCTGGTGGGCCGGTTGGGCGCCCAGGTGAGCCGCGAGCTGAGGGACAGGTTTTACGCGCACATGCTGCGCCTCGACATGGCGGAGTTCTCCGAGCGCGGCCGCGGCGACCTGATGAACCGCTGCACCAACGACCTCGGCGCCGTGGGCGGGGGGGTGCAGACGCTGTTCGGCCAGGCGGTGCTCGAGCCGCTGAAGATGATCACCTGCTTCTTCGCCGCGGCGATGATTAGCTGGCGGCTGCTGATCGTGGTGGCGATTATCGCCCCGATCGTGGCGATCACTATCCGCTGGCTCGCCAAGGCGATCAAACGCGCCAACCGCCGCGCGATGGAAGAGCTCTCGGGCATCTACGAGACGCTCTCGGAAACCCTCAGCGGCATGAAGCTGATCAAGGCCTTCACGATGGAGCCGATCGAACGCCGGCGGTTCGAGGCCTCCAGCCGGATGTTCTACCGCCGCAGCCTGAAGATCACGTTCTACAACTCGCTGGTGAGCCCGATCACAGAGAACCTGGGCGTGGCGATGGTGGTGATGGCCGCCCTGGCCGGCGGGTACCTGGTGCTCAACCAGGAGACGCACCTGCTGGGCCTGCGGATCAGCAACGAGCCGCTCACGCACGGCATGATGAGCGTCTTCTTCGCCATGCTGGTGGGGATGAGCGACCCGGCGCGTCGGCTCAGCAGCCTGCTGCAAGACATCCAACGCGCCAGCGCCTCGGCCGACCGCGTCTACGAGGTGCTGGACCGCGAGCCGACCATCGTCGACCCGAAGAACCCCGTGGCGCTCCCGCCGCTGCGTCGGGCGCTGGTGTTCAAGGACGTCAACTTCGCCTACCACGTCGACCACCCCGTGTTGATCGACGCCACGATCGAGGTGGCCGCCGGCGAGACGATCGCCATCGTCGGCCCCAACGGCTGCGGCAAGAGCACGCTGCTGAACCTGCTGCCCCGGTTCTTCGACGCGGACTCCGGCGCGATCACCATCGACGGCGTGAACGTGCGCGACGTGCGGCTAGAAGACCTCCGCAAGCGGATCGGTTTGGTGACGCAGGACGCCGTGCTGTTCAACGACACGGTGGCCTCGAACATCGCCTACGGCGCCGACCACCCCACGCCCGCCGAGATCGAGGCCGCGGCCCGCCAGGCGCACGCCCACACCTTTATCACCGAGAAGCTCTCGGACGGCTACGACACGATCGTCGGCAACGGCGGCTCACGCCTGTCCGGCGGGCAGCGTCAGCGCGTGGCGCTGGCGCGGGCCATCCTGCGCGACCCGGAGATCTTGATCCTGGACGAGGCGACCAGCCAGATCGACGTCGAGAGCGAGCACCTGATCCACCAGGTGCTGGAAGAGTTCACCCGCGGCCGCACCACGCTGCTCATCACCCACCGCCCCAGCACCCTGACGTTGGCCGACCGCGTGGTGGTGATGGACAAGGGCCGCGTGATCGACGTCGGCCGTCCGGAGGAGCTGCTGCCGCGTTGCGACCTGTTCCGCAGGTTGTGCCACGTAAACTACCGCGAGAGCGCGTA
- a CDS encoding TadE/TadG family type IV pilus assembly protein: MTRNRSPKTDRRGAVAVEFAVIAPVLMAIAVGMIEVNRVYEAQNLLATAAREGARFASMDREGLLRDGQTANQKLSDDVKTFLASNGIPRDSVQVGIKDHDNPSLDFDIDEPTNDLRLFEVQVSADYSGVSYSPVAPGDDYSMSATMVFRNGRATISQ; encoded by the coding sequence ATGACACGAAACAGGTCTCCAAAGACCGACCGCCGCGGCGCCGTAGCGGTCGAGTTTGCCGTGATCGCCCCGGTGCTGATGGCGATCGCCGTGGGCATGATCGAGGTGAACCGCGTCTACGAGGCTCAGAACCTGCTGGCCACCGCCGCCCGAGAAGGCGCCCGTTTCGCGTCGATGGACCGCGAGGGCCTGCTGCGGGACGGGCAGACCGCCAACCAGAAGCTGTCGGACGACGTGAAGACGTTCCTCGCGTCCAACGGCATCCCCCGCGACAGCGTGCAGGTGGGGATCAAAGACCACGACAACCCGTCGCTGGACTTCGACATCGACGAGCCCACAAACGACCTGCGGCTCTTCGAGGTCCAGGTCTCGGCCGACTACTCCGGGGTGAGCTACTCCCCCGTGGCGCCGGGCGACGACTACTCGATGTCCGCCACGATGGTGTTCCGCAACGGCCGTGCGACCATCAGCCAGTAG
- a CDS encoding Lpg1974 family pore-forming outer membrane protein codes for MPQPNLPRTARNAPASWVLAALLVATPAAAQDALWTANRSVPATPSADVVASGTLVANPNRVAGAPPYAIADRDGKIVRLVEPNGGVDLPAMVGQRVRIRHDTGKTLLATQLTAPDPQPLQQSLPMQRADDLVRLAQGYAYVDTGMDCPPIMMEPCGPACPTCPPPCAPVCVPVSPPPPGRCELCTPRSFVFGEYLHLRGIDGDVTHAQQQNGIGGAGTVPFGQIGTVDTDYSSGYRVGGGLWLDECSGLAVSYTRFQVDGTDTVTPPNITGGGGAVGSLVLHPGAALTASVGPVTANYDISFRLADVMYRDAITCSRYVELNYALGAVFAQLDQTFSQTGVFGGGAGGQIDTRANVDFEGAGLKAGLDGRRRLAGGFSVYGRTSASAMTGRVNADFTQTNATTTALLANSVWEDNRFASILEYELGLAWSTPKERFMVSAGYLFQRWGGVLPTDEWIRGVQSNSYVDLDNSLGFDGLTARAEARW; via the coding sequence ATGCCCCAACCAAATCTGCCCCGAACCGCACGAAACGCCCCTGCTAGCTGGGTGCTGGCGGCCCTGTTGGTCGCGACCCCGGCCGCTGCGCAGGATGCGCTGTGGACCGCCAACCGCAGCGTCCCCGCCACGCCGAGCGCGGACGTGGTGGCGTCGGGAACCTTGGTGGCCAACCCGAACCGCGTCGCGGGGGCGCCCCCCTACGCGATCGCCGACCGCGACGGGAAGATCGTGCGGCTGGTCGAGCCCAACGGCGGCGTCGACCTCCCCGCGATGGTCGGCCAGCGGGTGCGGATCCGGCACGACACGGGCAAGACGCTGCTGGCGACGCAGCTCACGGCGCCCGACCCACAACCCCTGCAGCAATCGCTGCCCATGCAGCGGGCGGACGACCTGGTGCGGCTCGCCCAAGGCTACGCGTACGTCGACACCGGCATGGACTGCCCGCCGATCATGATGGAGCCGTGCGGGCCCGCGTGCCCCACCTGCCCGCCGCCGTGCGCGCCGGTCTGTGTGCCCGTGTCGCCCCCCCCGCCCGGCAGGTGCGAACTCTGCACGCCGCGCAGCTTTGTTTTCGGCGAGTACCTGCACCTCCGCGGCATCGACGGCGACGTCACCCATGCCCAGCAGCAGAACGGGATCGGGGGCGCCGGCACCGTGCCGTTCGGACAGATCGGCACGGTCGATACCGACTACTCTTCGGGCTACCGCGTCGGCGGCGGCTTGTGGCTGGACGAGTGCTCCGGCCTGGCCGTCTCCTACACCCGTTTCCAGGTCGACGGGACCGACACCGTGACGCCCCCAAACATCACGGGCGGGGGGGGCGCGGTAGGCTCGCTGGTGCTGCACCCCGGCGCCGCGCTGACCGCTTCGGTCGGCCCGGTCACGGCCAACTACGACATCAGCTTCCGCCTGGCGGACGTGATGTACCGCGACGCGATCACCTGCTCGCGCTACGTCGAACTGAACTACGCGCTCGGCGCGGTGTTCGCACAGCTCGACCAAACCTTCTCGCAAACCGGCGTCTTCGGCGGCGGAGCGGGGGGGCAGATCGACACGCGGGCCAACGTAGACTTCGAAGGGGCGGGCCTCAAGGCGGGCCTCGACGGCCGGCGCCGGCTCGCCGGGGGTTTCAGCGTGTACGGTCGGACCAGCGCCTCGGCGATGACCGGCCGGGTGAACGCGGACTTCACGCAAACCAACGCCACCACCACCGCCCTGCTGGCCAACTCGGTGTGGGAAGACAACCGCTTCGCGTCGATCCTGGAGTACGAGTTGGGGCTGGCCTGGAGCACCCCCAAGGAACGCTTCATGGTCTCTGCCGGTTACCTCTTCCAGCGTTGGGGGGGCGTGCTCCCCACCGATGAGTGGATCCGCGGCGTGCAGTCCAACAGTTATGTCGACCTCGACAACTCGCTCGGCTTCGACGGCCTGACCGCCCGCGCCGAAGCCCGCTGGTAG
- the ilvC gene encoding ketol-acid reductoisomerase: protein MAATVYYDKDADLKHLAGKTVGILGYGSQGHAHAQNLRDSGVKVIVGQRPGGANYDLAKKHGFEPVSAADAAKQADVLNILLPDELQAEVFERDIRANLKPGNVLMCSHGFNLHFGLIEPPKGVGLLLVAPKGPGHLVRSEFVAGGGVPCLIATGGDNEDASFNIGMAYAKGIGGTRGGVIRTSFAEETETDLFGEQAVLCGGISELIKAGFNTLVEAGYQPEMAYFECMHEVKLIVDLLYQGGLSYMRYSVSNTAEYGDYRTGPRIVTDETRAEMKRILEDIQSGRFARDWMLENKAGAPSFKATRRRERALPIEQVGKELRRMMSWIEEKEVD from the coding sequence ATGGCCGCCACGGTCTACTACGACAAAGACGCCGACCTCAAGCACCTTGCCGGCAAGACCGTTGGCATCCTGGGCTACGGCTCGCAGGGCCACGCCCACGCGCAGAACCTGCGTGACAGCGGCGTGAAGGTGATCGTGGGTCAGCGCCCCGGGGGCGCCAACTACGACCTGGCCAAGAAGCACGGCTTCGAGCCGGTGAGCGCCGCCGACGCCGCCAAGCAGGCGGACGTGCTGAACATCTTGCTGCCGGACGAGCTGCAGGCCGAGGTCTTCGAGCGCGACATCCGCGCCAACCTCAAGCCGGGCAACGTGCTGATGTGCTCGCACGGGTTCAACCTGCACTTCGGGCTGATCGAGCCCCCCAAGGGGGTCGGCCTGCTGCTGGTGGCGCCCAAGGGCCCGGGCCACCTAGTGCGGAGCGAGTTTGTGGCCGGCGGCGGCGTCCCCTGCCTGATCGCCACCGGCGGCGACAACGAAGACGCCAGCTTCAACATCGGCATGGCCTACGCCAAGGGGATCGGCGGCACCCGCGGCGGCGTGATCCGCACCTCGTTTGCCGAAGAGACCGAGACCGACCTGTTCGGCGAGCAGGCTGTCCTCTGCGGCGGCATCAGCGAGCTGATCAAGGCGGGCTTCAACACCCTGGTCGAGGCGGGCTACCAGCCAGAGATGGCCTACTTTGAGTGCATGCACGAGGTGAAGTTGATCGTCGACCTGCTGTACCAGGGGGGCCTCAGCTACATGCGTTACAGCGTGAGCAACACCGCCGAGTACGGCGACTACCGCACCGGCCCGCGGATCGTGACCGACGAGACCCGCGCCGAGATGAAGCGCATCCTAGAAGACATCCAGTCGGGCCGGTTCGCCCGCGACTGGATGCTGGAGAACAAGGCGGGCGCCCCCAGCTTCAAGGCGACCCGCCGCCGCGAGCGGGCCCTGCCCATCGAGCAGGTCGGCAAAGAGCTGCGCCGCATGATGAGCTGGATCGAAGAGAAAGAAGTCGACTAA
- a CDS encoding type II toxin-antitoxin system RelE/ParE family toxin — MRERRIECCFGSKLSRLSRNPEMGESFEISGRRMRRLTVRPYVLFYAADPNGVYVYRILHGARDIDSLMD, encoded by the coding sequence ATGAGAGAGCGGCGGATCGAATGCTGCTTCGGATCGAAGCTCTCTCGGCTGTCACGCAATCCAGAGATGGGCGAAAGCTTTGAGATCAGCGGAAGAAGGATGCGTCGCCTCACGGTCCGCCCCTACGTGCTTTTCTATGCCGCGGACCCGAATGGCGTCTACGTCTACCGCATCCTCCACGGCGCCCGCGACATCGACTCCCTGATGGACTAG
- a CDS encoding TadE/TadG family type IV pilus assembly protein → MPRTPRQHERRGTSAIEAAFVLPVFLFFIFALIEFGHAQMVNNVLRSACREGARLGSTTGSSSAGVETHVRNVLSSAINPASVTVYVKSAASMETTSAPDTAATQLEAMPDIELADAESRQMFMVRAKVPYNSIALVPMPFMHGVVLQGQAFIRHE, encoded by the coding sequence ATGCCCCGAACCCCCCGTCAACACGAGCGTCGCGGCACGTCCGCTATCGAGGCGGCGTTTGTGCTGCCGGTGTTCTTGTTCTTCATCTTCGCCCTGATCGAGTTCGGTCACGCGCAGATGGTGAACAACGTTCTCCGCAGCGCGTGCCGCGAGGGCGCCCGGCTCGGGTCGACCACCGGCAGCTCGTCGGCGGGGGTCGAGACACACGTACGCAACGTCCTATCCAGCGCGATCAATCCGGCGTCGGTGACGGTGTACGTGAAGAGCGCCGCCTCGATGGAGACGACGTCCGCCCCAGACACGGCCGCAACACAGCTCGAGGCGATGCCGGATATCGAGCTCGCCGACGCCGAGTCTCGGCAGATGTTCATGGTGCGGGCCAAGGTGCCGTACAACTCGATCGCCCTGGTGCCGATGCCGTTCATGCACGGCGTGGTCCTGCAGGGACAAGCGTTCATCCGCCATGAGTAG
- a CDS encoding NUDIX hydrolase — translation MHRQPLLALLDRHDARFPAERGMTDRVRALVAAHEDCFARTCVPGHVTGSAWIVSDDGARVLLLHHRKLGIWLQPGGHADGDADVLRVAMREAEEETGIPGLKAVDPHTPLDVDVHLIPARHDAAGAQIDPAHEHHDIRFLLVAPPGAEPVVSDESHAVRWVPLPELEAWTTETSILRMAQKAAQRQDK, via the coding sequence ATGCATCGACAACCCTTGCTAGCGCTGCTCGACCGCCACGACGCTCGGTTTCCCGCGGAGCGTGGCATGACCGACCGGGTGCGTGCGTTGGTCGCCGCGCATGAGGACTGCTTCGCGCGTACGTGCGTGCCGGGGCACGTGACGGGGAGCGCCTGGATCGTGTCGGACGACGGCGCCCGCGTGCTGCTGCTGCACCACCGCAAGCTGGGGATCTGGCTGCAGCCCGGCGGGCACGCCGACGGCGACGCCGACGTGCTGCGCGTCGCGATGCGCGAGGCAGAAGAAGAGACGGGCATCCCGGGGCTCAAGGCGGTGGACCCCCACACGCCGCTGGATGTCGACGTCCACCTGATCCCGGCCCGCCACGATGCAGCGGGCGCCCAGATCGACCCGGCCCACGAGCACCACGACATCCGCTTCTTGCTGGTCGCGCCGCCGGGGGCAGAACCCGTGGTCAGTGACGAGTCGCACGCGGTGCGGTGGGTCCCCCTCCCAGAGCTGGAAGCATGGACCACCGAGACAAGCATCCTGCGGATGGCCCAAAAAGCAGCACAGCGCCAAGACAAGTGA